Genomic segment of Ficedula albicollis isolate OC2 chromosome 3, FicAlb1.5, whole genome shotgun sequence:
AAAAGCACTTTTTATGTCTTTCAAACCTGGCCCTACTCTAGCATCCTTGGACAGCATCACTGCAGACATTGGGATAGACTCCTATCAATCACTCTCTTCAGTCATTCCCCAGCCAAAAGTGGTTTCACAATCCTTTATCACTTTACCATCTCTCTCAGTACCTTTCCAGTGTAAATTTTGAGACTTTAAATTCTGTTCTGGGAAGTGAAGGGGATGCAGTCAAAGGCAGGAAGGTTTTAAATGTGCTTACTGGTTGTAGGTGGAGTAGAGTCCTAAATTTGTATTATTGCTAGAGATGGAAGAGAGAGGACTCTTCAGTGACAGCAGTAATTGAAGGTAAGTTATTTCCTTGAAATTACTGGCTTCATATCTATTTAGATAATGCTTTTACAATTTATCTAGATAAAGATATCATTCTATGGTgctatttaaatatatattttccctttttgaagGAATTATATAGGATTATGATGAAATGATAGGAATTATAAGGATACGATGGTGTGTTTCAAGCTGGTagcatgaaaacatttttcttgacACTATTCTGTAATGGAACTGAGAGCTGAGAATTGTCATTGCGTGTTACTAAGTAATGTCAGATCCTCCTATATGTTAGCAGTCAGCTCAATAAGCAGTTCTGTCAGAGGCACACAGTGTATGTATATAGTATTATTTTTGGTATCCATACCACCACTTTACAGAGAAGTGCTGTTTAAAAGTGTTACCACTTCTTGACATTTCATATCTCCCCATTCTCAGACACACTGTGGAATTaacaaaatcagttttcattttgtgttttttacaTGTGGTCCTGGCCAGTTTTTTCTTGGGCAGTGAGAGAGTGTGTGTTTGGGATTCTGTATGTTAGAATTCCTTTAGCATCTGATCAATATCCCAGATCACTGCTGTAAGAAGGCAGCACCTTTCTTAAATGTCGTAAGTAAATTCTTTGCAGCACCTGTCTCAACTTGCTTGCAAAAGATTGTGTTTGCGATTGCAAACAATTGTCTCTTCACCTGTGCaatatattttatgttatttgCACAGATGTAAACCATTGTGATGAATTAGGTCCTTTTAAATTTGGTTAGTATTAAAATGAGAGAGAGTGCAAGGGTACTTGatatttaaattctctttttctccacagaCTTGGATAAATTacagtgtttttttaaacctgtgGTCATGGCCTCATTAGTGTTTCTATAAAACTATTCCAAGGAATATATTGTTGAAGTCTATAAGAACTGAAACTGCTAACTACACATAGTCTCAGACCAGGCATTATCCACTCTTGCAGGGTAGGTAATGACAAACAGCTTTCATGAAAGGTAATTGCAGACAGCAATCATTAGCAGCCAGGGACAGTAAACACTGAGGACAATAATGATAGTCACTTCTCATTCCTTGCCAATTTGGGTTTAAACTCGAGTCAGAAGCAGAGAAGCTAAAAGCCAGTGGTACGTACAAACAATTTGAGTTGGATTTTTGTGGGCCATCTGCCACAGGCAATCTGAGATGCACTTAAAACTGTACATCTACAGCtacaggggagcagggaggaagactttttaaagaaatgtgtgTCAATTGACACACAAAAAAGTTGTGATACATGTGCTTATgcagttctttatttttaaaaaaatagccaTCCATTTGTCATTAAAGGAGAATAATAGATGTTTTACAGAATACTGGCTGAATCTTCATATCAATCTTTTGAaattgggctttttttttttttttttttgggggggggggggggggggggggggggggggggggggggggggggggggggggggggggggggggggggggggggggggggggggggggggggggggggggggggggggggggggggggggggggggggggggggggggggggggggggggggggggggggggggggggggggggggggggggggggggggggggggggggggggggggggggggggggggggggggggggggggggggggggggggggggggggggggggggggggggggggggggggggggggggggggggggggggggggggggggggggggggggggggggggggggggggggggggggggggggggggggggggggggggggggggggggggggggggggggggggggggggggggggggggggggggggggggggggggggggggggggggggggggggggggggggggggggggggggggggggggggggggggggggggggggggggggggggggggggggggggggggggggggggggggggggggggggggggggggggggggggggggggggggggggggggggggggggggggggggggggggggggggggggggggggggggggggggggggggggggggggggggggggggggggggggggggggggggggggggggggggggggggggggggggggggggggggggggggggggggggggggggggggggggggggggggggggggggggggggggggggggggggggggggggggggggggggggggggggggggggggggggtttttttttttttttttttgtcagcagaGAGAAACCCTTTTGTTTCCTGCTACTGTTACATTTTGCTCCCAAATTCTGCGGAAAGGATACTTTACAAAACCCACAATCTTACCCAAAGTGTACAAGCTAATAAATGTCAGTTCCCCTTCAAAACCCTTTTCAATTTCCCAGATGTCAGTGTTTGATATCAGCTTGCTATTTATGCATCTCGGTTTCATAAGGCCGCTTCACTTGTACgtgccagctcagctctcccaggagctggtTGTGTCTCTTTCTCCTTGGCAGgccagggaggagctggtgaGCAGGACACTGTCCCTCTCCCCAAATCCTGTGTCACACAGGGGAACCGGTGCAGGTCATTGCAGGAGGTCTggtcactgctgagctgcacagcttAGCGCTTGCAAGGACtctgggtggcagcagctgtttCATTAGGATGGCGCAGCACTGGCtctccagttttgttttcctataTGGTATTTATTTACAGCTGGCTATGGTGAAACCTGCAGCACTCAGTACTAGGTTTAAGCTTGCTTCCTGAGACGTGAAGCTCCCTTAAACATCCTTGAATTCTTGTATCTGTTCTCTTTTTGTCCGTATCTCCTGGGTCTCTTCCACTGGCTGCGGTGGTTCAGGAAGGCATTGCTGGAGTCTTGTACCACGGCCATTTCGTCCTCTACtgaaaaataatccaaacaacacaaaaattcTGTAAGAATATGCTGATTTCTTAAGGTGagtttttgtaaagaaaaagagctgGCATATAAGAACTAATCTTACTAAGGTAAAGGCATCTAAAGAGCACAGTGGTATTAGTTGGCCTGTGATGCTGGAGGGAAGTCTTCCGAGTGTGAGTCTTGGGCTGTTACTGTGCCCAGTGAAGTGCTAACAGGAGCTATTGACATCGGCAGAAatgctctgttttcatttacCTCTGTGGCTTTCAAGCAGAACGAAACCCTTAAACAGCGGCAAAGAGCACAGTTAGTTAATACCGGCAGTTTGTGTTCTGCTTTACACaactgtggctgtgctgtgagaacCTTGAGCTGCCCTAATCCTCCCAATCCTGCCTGTTTAACAGATAGACCTGGAAAATGCTTGCTGCCCACATAACTGGACATTTTCAGAACTTGACCATGCTATTGGAGATTATTTGAAGAAGGatggagaaacagagaaaataaaaaataatttttaaatcgCAAGCCATAAAATTCTTGTCATTGCTAATTGTTCAGGAGAAATGTATGCTGTTTTGTTTATaaggtatttatttatatattgatGTATTTATGCAGAGACTCTCtctctgcacagagaaaaattaaatggttATTTAGCAATGAAGCAAGGCAGCCTagatttaataatgaaaatttctctccttttttctttttttttgtcttgttgttttttggggttttttttcttgctttccaaaAAAGAGATCTAGGGAAATAGGCAGCTGAAACCTGCAGAATTTCTGTTGTTCTGTAGGAGAGGTAGCATTTGAAGGAGTCTGTTCTCAGGCTTATCTGTGACTGTATCTCTCACCTGGTGGTCTTAAGCTGGAGCTGGCTCCACTTGCTTGTACAGGGAAAGCTGCTCAGGATGTTTTGTGTAAATTGGCTGGAGGCCAAAACAGTAGGTTGATCTCTGACAGCCTCAACTCAAGAAAAAGATCTTGGGGACAGAGCTAGGTATGCAATGCCCAAAGTATTGAACAGACAAGAATTCATTTCACATCCTCTTGAGAATCCCAGCCAGAACACCTGTGATCTGCAAACTGAGTGTCTCCTTTCCCGAGGCATTGAAAAGCCAGATGATTCCCTTCAAGCATCCTTCTAGCATGTGAAAGAGAGAAGCACAGCAGCAATATTCCTTTGGCAAATTAGTCTGCCAACTACCTCATTCACCTCTCTTTTACACCCTTGATTACTAATCTCAGAAAATTTATGAAACCATTGCTTGCTTAAACTCATTACAAATCTAAAGCTAAAATTTCTGTGCTCTAAGAGAAGCAGAATTTAACATCTGGTGCTGTAGATTATTCACAGACCCGCAGAAAGTGTATCTAAGGAGGATATGAGTGCTGTGAAAAAAGGCAGGACAGTCTGCTTCAGCAGTTGATCACACATCATGAATGCAAatgtctgtggtttttttcagatggGCTCAGCTGGCTTAGTGAAAGTATTTTCTGAGCCCCAGCAAAATACCTGAACTGATGGGATCAGTAGCCcacctgcttttcctggcttGCTTCATCCTAGCTAGAATAGAAAAGCAAGAGCATCACCGGGTAACAGGGACTTCAGTAGCAGCTCAATattatttcataataaataaTGTCTGACTTACACATatgagcacagagctgaaagGGAAAATCCCTGCTTTTATCTGAAGTCAAATGCAATAATGTCACtagctttcatttcaatcactttcaggaaagaaaagtacTCTCTGAGTGCTTAGCCTTCCTATTTCCTCACAGATACTGAATTGCACAGTGGCTTGGCATTGCActgggttttgttgttgatttACGAGCGTGTGAAAAACCATGAGCACCTTGCTCTAAGAATAATCTATAacccaaggcagggctgggttagGCATGTGGAACAGGCTTCTCTTGCAGATTAACTCAGCATCTAAAGCACATCTCGAACAGGAAATGTTTGAGTTTTAGCAGCCTGAAGGTAACTTGAAGTGCACGCTCATATGCAAACACCTTTCCTCTGTTAAAGCCTTGGATCTAAATGACTGGAGATGTTACACAAAACAGGAAATtagtttattttacatttctggcTGCATATGACCTTTCTTATGTTAAGTGGCCAAATTTTCAGGATAGAGCAAAATCTGAGTGCAGGAATTGCTGCATTTGGTTGGTATCTAAGTGGGATTTCTTTCCTGGCCTTGCACTGGTGGGTAAATCCTTCTCCTGTTGGGCTGATGCACCCCAGGCCAGCTGGGTGCAATGCCTCAGCTGatctgcagagccctgtggaCTGCCCCAGCTTTCTCTTGGCTAGAGCTGAAACCCGCAGAGGGACAGCTGTGAAACATTGTCCCAGGCAGGGTTCTCATCAAGCTATATAAAGAAGCATCTCCAGTTTACAGAGAAAACCTGGGCTGTCGTGGCACTCCATATGGAGAAAATGTCCAAAAGACAGATAATCTGAGGAACAGGCTTAGCCCAGTGTTGTGGGAGTGTGCTTTCAAAGAGCTGATAGAAAGAATGGCTGAGGCCTCTGATCCGAGTGTGCCCCAAGGCTGGCTTTGGCAGCTGGGACCCTAAAGCAAGAGCACATGGgaatctgctgctgcagctgggaccCCCATCTGTAGGGGATGAAGATCATCCCATCAAGACTGGATGGTTGGAGGTGTCTAAAAGAaactccctgcctgcccagtcGGGCTCTGTGAGCAGCCTTGATTCTCAGCACACAGATGTGTTACAATCACTGCACATTTGCACTAAGGTgggtgttttggttttacttAGAAGACGGATTTTTGAAGTGAGTTTAAGgtgattttaaaatagaaaaggcaACATGGCAAATGTGCACTTAGGTACAAAGTGAAAGCAAATACACACTTTTGAAAGAACATAGACACATACTCAAAGCCCTTACTTCTAGGGTGTAACTGCTGCTACCTGCCTCACTGAAGACTTGCACAGTGtaagcacagaagaaaattatctgtactttaattgctcttttctttttttcgtTGTGGTTACCTCTTCTGTAGTGTAAAACAGTAAAATCTCCTATAGTATGATATAGTGTAGTATATAAAACCACAACATTTTAAGTGAGGGGTCAATCCAAGTTCTAAACAAATACCTGTAGtgtttttcaaacagaagaaGGTCTAAAATACAGTACAACTTCATAAAATTGTTTCTAGTCATAGCTGTCTTCAATTTAGTGAATGGTACAAGCCTAAATTGTCTGTTGAATGGGATTTGTCTGCTTCCCCAGTCTTTGTCCCAAAGTCCTGACTCACCTTCTCTTAGTTTGATCCTGAAGTAGGCaattagcagcagcaggagtaaAGTCACGGGCATAAAGATCCCAGCAAAGAGAACATAACCAGGCAGCTCCCTCACAAACACTGACAGCACGTAACCCACGCTCATCTTCTTCTCTGGCAACCGTGCCAAGCCAGATCCTTAAGGTCTCCGAGTTTGGACCTTATTTATCCtgccttcttccttttttccctgatgGACATTCTGCCCTTTGCTCAGGCCATTATCTCTTTTTGGACTTTGGTTTGTTTGTGCAGGTCTGTGATCCCAGTAGTACTGGAGTTCACTCACAAAGTTACTCAACAACAAAGTTTAAAAGTGTCTATTGAAGCAATGTAAGGCTTTGAAACTTTTGAATgttgggctgggcagggctcaatatgtggggctgctgctgccttttgagCAGTGTGGTTATGTCATCTGCTAACACTGTACAGGCCATTCTGGATAATAAGCACCCTCTTCCTAGATACatcattatttttacagtaGATCTCAAATGCTCACTCGGGGTGAGGACCCTGCTGTACATTCCATACAGGCACACTTGTACTCTCAATTCTGAAGAGTTTTTCAGACCAAACCACTGAAGCAAGAAGCAAATGACTTTGATGATGCTGTACCAATAGCATTCTTtccaaagagcagctgctggacagTGAAACTCAGGAAGGTTTCTTTCTTACTAAAGTTGAAAATGTATGATTTGGGGCGGGAGATGTGCCAGAGAATTCGATTACCTTTGAAATGTTCaagaagttttgtttttcccatctAGTCACTAGCCTATGGCAAAACTGTGCCTTGCATGCATTGATCTTCTTAATCAGTTTATTTAAAGATGATTAGTCATTTTAtacatataatacatatatatagtcCTCTACACCTTCAGGTTGGCAACCATATTGTGAGCAGTTCTGTCCAAGAATCCAGAAAGATTGTACAATGTTTGCTTCACTGAGTAGGTGGATAGGCTGTAACCAAGGGGAAATGCAGTGTATTTTTAGACTTTCAGGGAAAAGAGATATTTCTGTgttcactttgttttcttcaccTACTGTTTTCAAGAGGCAAACAACTTCACCTAAAAACTATTTGAAGTTTGCAATTTTTattaactgtaaaatatttgagGTCTTATCTTTTTAACAAGTGATGGAGAATATAATGTTTATGGGcaaattccttcttttgttaATTACCTGCTGCTTCAATTGATAAAAGAGCAAATGAAGTGTATCTTATTTCTTGCTTATCCTTGTTCAGCTTCAGCTTCTAACCATTGTATCTTATTCTGCGTTTTCCTACAAGATGTTTGACCTCATTTGTAAAGTGCTTGATGATCTATTCATGAAAATCATGGATTAAAAGCCAGATGGTGAagatattaatattattatagGCCCATCTGTTGCCAGATAAATTCTTCCTTGAATAGATACCTGTCAACTGTGATCAATAAATTCCTtagccttttttcctttgtgcatgAAAAGTTAATTCAGGTTTTCTTAGGCTAttgtggttgttgttgttgtttgggtttgtgaAACAGTTGCAGTATTTGATGAACACTCTCCtggcatattttttaaattcctttctaACTAATGTAGGAAAAActtatataaaaatatcttaagTAATCAGAGAGCTCAGTCTTTGAGAGTCTGAAGTCCGAGCACTGTGTCATTACAAAATGAGCCAAGGGATACTTCTCTTTGATAGGCCTGTTATGGATCATAATGATGCTTATGGGCACTAAATACCTGCATACAGGGGCAAACCACTcacttggatttttaaaattgggTTGCTTTGTGTGCCTGTGATACAATTTCTTTCAGTCAAATGCGAGTCAGGGGAGGTGAGGTAAGCAGCTTGATTTGCTTGTCACACCGGCCTCTGGTGGATCAGGCAGCTGATGGATTGGAAGTGGTTAATTTCTGCCctggaaaaataagaaaattctcAACCCTCCACGTTTGTACAAACTCCTTGTGAAATGGCAGCTGCCGTCTCTGGTCTCAGCAGTGAGGAGCAATACTTGACTCGTGGCTGCTCAGTGTAATATGCTCAGGAGTGTGATGCAAGTTTCCATACGGAAGCAGGACAAATGCAGTAGAAACGAGGTCAAACACATTTTTGCCGTGAAGGCAGTTCATTTCCTACCTAGCTTGGCTGGGCTGGATTGTGTAAAGCCaaggggagctctgctgctgggcaggcagtggcGTTTGCCTCGCGTGTCATCTGCCACAGCCAGAGGAAAACTCGGAAATGTGGGCCAGCCGTGGATTACTAACACAGGAACATATGGTTTCCTGGCTGATCTGTGAAGCTTGGCTGTACTTGGCAAAATAGATGGATTCATGGGCTTTGTGAACTTGTCGCTGACTTTCACCCACTGGAGAAACAGAACAGATT
This window contains:
- the SMLR1 gene encoding small leucine-rich protein 1 isoform X2 — encoded protein: MSVGYVLSVFVRELPGYVLFAGIFMPVTLLLLLLIAYFRIKLREEDEMAVVQDSSNAFLNHRSQWKRPRRYGQKENRYKNSRMFKGASRLRKQA
- the SMLR1 gene encoding small leucine-rich protein 1 isoform X1, translating into MSVGYVLSVFVRELPGYVLFAGIFMPVTLLLLLLIAYFRIKLREVEDEMAVVQDSSNAFLNHRSQWKRPRRYGQKENRYKNSRMFKGASRLRKQA